acatacaATGACGCTCGAAGTGACGCTTAACCGAGACCTTTCATAAAGGAGAGCGCTTAACGTCAGTTTTGTCGCTCAACACCAAATCTCTCACAAATTGTCTTGCCTACCCAGACCATTATGTCACTCAGTGACCTAAAACTAAATAGGTCCAGACCTGTAGAGAAAATTGTTGCTTAATGGTATAAAGTCATCGCTCAATGCCAGACCATACGTAGTTTTGGTCACTCAGTGGAACAAACCTGATGCTCATTGGTTTGGATGTTAAATATGTCCATAACCAAGCTTGCGCTCAACGCCACACCAGTGTTTTTgtcaatttaatttatgtttttcaaacttggcaaaaatatttcacatatactaaaactttgaattttgatctaaaATTTTTGTGGGGGCTTCTCATGATTTTTCGGTgttttgaacaaattttcagaTCATTTGAAGTTCTTTTGAATATACTCCCAATTTTATcctatgtttaaatatatatagtcTATGgacaataaacaagttcaacaatatcaatatcaacaataccaataaagttgtttttcatattttaagttgaatgtttaatttgttttgtttatccaatcacatactttattttttaactaatatctttatataatatctttataattataCTTGTTGAAATAAATGTGAACTTTGattataatagtataaattgatgaataaaatcaatatattttatttgtataataaatatataaagtaaattgagataataaatttttgttaagtgAGTTAATCCACTCAATCTACTAACCTCTTGAATTGAGTTGGAGTACAAAATTTTTTACCttatttataattcttattatGTTAATTCATAGAAGTTAGATTAACTCAATCTACTAAATTTCAAGATTAATTTTAAtgctttaataaaatttaaaactttatataaaaatataaaagtaaattaaaaataactcacTTTCAACTTGGTTGAAATAAACTTAATTgcttattaaattatttaaatcttagtaaaatatttttattcaattgaaaaaaattagtaGAACGTAAAGTTGACTAATGAATTTCAACCCAGAGTTTTACACACTTACACACCCCTCTATgtagtaataatttaaaatgatcgATTCCTCTTACAAGATGGAAAAGAGTATGACTACTAGAGAACATATGGGTCCTTATTAAGGAGAGCCACGATAGTGGGGTCCACACTCTCCTCTTAAAAGTATCAAccttctttcattttctctctctcttattcCCTTATCAACTCATTTTcagtttttctaattttctattTGCCAATCCTCCCTCCTCCACTCTGGCATCTTCGTCCGTACAtgtctctttccttttctctctctctcccacGGGCCACCGTCCCAGCCTGTAACCCTCCACACGTGTCGCACCCTCCCACACGTGCCATCCTTCACCCATACAGCACCCTCCTTTCCTTGGTGCAACAAATAAAAGGCAAGTCAGGAGCCCAGAGAGACACAAAGCATACATGGAGAGAGAAAGTTGGGTGTGTTGTTGAGGCGAGAGTTTCACTCACAAACTCAcgtaaaaacatgtttttttcttcttcttgttctccGATACCATGAAGTAGTAGTAGATAGGTGTGTGTGTGGTGTTTAACCTTTGTGAGTTTTCtgttctttctctctccttagTTCTGTGTTCAATCCTTGTTTTCCCCGAAATCTTGACTAAGATCTCTTCTGGGGTGTGTGAGATTTTGCGAGTGTGTGTTTGAAGGAGTGAATCTGGTGAGACAGAACAAGTCCAACCAATCTTGTTTGCACCTATGAGGATCCGTAAGAGACAAGTGCCTTTCCCTCTATTGCCGGTGAGTCACTCAGATCCCAACCTGATCAACCGGTCACCGGTGATGGTGCAACTCAACGATGCCATCACCACCTCACTCCACCCTTCTTGCACTTTTGGTTCGGCTGCTGCTGCACCCTCTTTCCTCTTGGATCCCTCTCAGCCGTCCGATCAGCCTCTCCCTCCGATCGGAAAACCCACGAACGGCTCTGATGAGACCTCTGGAGAAGGAGAGACACAGAACTTGAGGCAGCAGCGCAAGAAGCAAGGAGACTCTTTGGTTAGTGGAAACATTATTTGGCAttaatccttttaatttttggtCATTTTTTGTTGTGGGTTTGTGAATTAGTGCACTTTTGTTTCAACCTTTGACAAGGGGTTggtgtaattaaattaaaattatcattgttgtgttgtttttaatttttattttacactcACATTAGGGGTGACCATTAACCAATAACAACCGTTTGTTGTGGATCCCATGTGTGTTATTTTTTGGTGTAGATGGAAGATGagagaagggaagaagaaggaaggggACATAAGGGTAATGATACCAGGTAAGAATTATGAATCCAAGCTAGCTAGACAtgaattaaaatagataaagaCATCATATTATTTCCTCTTTCTCCTTCATCAAATCTCCTAGTAAAAAAGGTCAAAACATGGAGACCCATACATAACTCGGTTTTAACCACcatggaaaaacattttttttttttatttctaatttattttctgcataaaagaaaagaaaaacaaaatactatTCAAAGTGTTCTAAATACGAGCCCCTCTCATGAAATGCAATCGTTTTTTTCTCCAAATTGGTTAAACTACCGTTTGCCCTTGAGCTGCACAATCGGCTTCAACCAAATGCTGGTCCCCAACTGCATCACATCTCTCTCCCACTATTTCAACGACATTacattactttttcttcatcctttccCTTTTCGCTATAAATTTTTCTGTGGTCTTATACTGgatcttcttttctttgtagGAAAGGAAGAATCTCGTGCTCTCAGACAGTTTCACCTTCAAGCCCTCCTAAACAAGGTAACAAAAGATGCACAAAGAGTTTGATCTCAACAATGCATGCTTTTACCACTCCCCAGTCATGcaactttgatatttttcttacaCCTTCAGTTTTACACTCACTTAAAACTTTATTCTCTTTAATACATATCACATGCATTCTTTGGAGTAATGATACACACTATATACACCTACATTACACTcttcatttattgttatttCTCTTTCCTTATCATTTCGTATCAcctttttttgtatatatgtttaaGTGTGTAACTTTCCATTGCTTTAACTCTCATCCTTCCAAAGGGTGACCCTGAAATGTGTCAAAAGATAACTCTTCAGTTTGCATACACGCAGATGGGAGATGGAGCGAGGGAGATAAAGCTTTCCCACCCAAGAAACGAAGAGGGACCTTCGAGAGTGCAACAGAGGATAACAGCAACGGTGAGgaggaaaatgatgatgatgatgataagaAGAGTTCGAAGACGAAGATGAAGAGAATGAAGACAAAGATGAACAGGAAGTGTTCGAGGCGAGGTGACAGTAACAAggaaggaggagaagaagaagaagatgatgatgatgatgatgatgagtacGAAGAAGAGGTAACAAGAGAAACGAAACCCGAAGTGCATGTTGGTAAGAAGAGGGTAAGGGGTGGTGCACTAATGGAAGGTTCAAGGTGCAGTCGTGTGAATGGAAGAGGATGGAGGTGTTGTCAACAAACCTTGGTGGGTTACTCTCTCTGCGAGCATCACTTGGGGAAGGGAAGGTTGAGGAGCATGACGAGTGTGAGAAACAAGTCCATTGGCACAACCAGTGGTGCACCAAAGAGCAACATGCCAAAGTCTGAGTCTTCCTTAGAGAAGCAAACTGCAAAGCCTAGCAGTTTCACCGAAGACCCTCTGGGAAAAGATGCTGAAAACAACGATGAGAAGAAGCCATTGATTGTGACAAAGAGGAGGATGAAGCTTGGAATGGTGAAAGCTCGATCCATAAGCAGCTTGCTGGGACAGTCAAACACTGAAATCGTTGCCATAGCTGAGGATAGTGATAACAAGTAATTTGGAAACTAAGTGCACAAACTTCATTATTTCATGTATAACTTATGCttcataaatacttttaataatgaaCCTTGTTGTCTTATACCTACATGGGTGCAACTTCTTCCTAACAAATCATCATGGTGGTATTTGATTCCTTATTTTCATGTGTTTTATATGCTATCGTTTACTTCATATATCTGTGAGACTAGTTTATCTGATGTGGAGTTGTTTTTTTTCTCCGATATTGCCTCACTTGTGATcgtgaaattattataattaaagtatGTTGAACTCTGATGTTGCagttgaatataataatatttatatacccACTTGGTTCAATTATCcattggtatatatatatatatatatacttcccCTGGTGGATACTCGATCATGGTCAACGAGTTTCTTTGACCAACCAACCATGTTGAACTCCATCACGTGATGATTGTTGTTAACAAGATTAGAGGAAAACAAAGAATTCATTAATATGTGGGTGATTAATTGAATCCATGCACACTCTGTCTCAACAATTGCGTACACTTTCATTAATATAACAAAGAATTTACATATATAGATTGATGATAAATTGAAACGAATATAtagttgtaatatttttctgttaaattttgcattcattttcaaaatgttaTTCAAAGGCAAGTTTGTATTGTTTTCTCTATCAATCTTTCATGCcccatttaatacaattttctCCAAAAGAATTTAGAGTagagaagaataaaaacaaatcaaatttatacCTAAACTATGTTGTAGAAATTTATGGAGAAATTTGTTTCATATAATCTCCTGCATTTCTTCTTAGATATCATTtgtaacatataattaaatatggttaatattaccatcaataaataatttataaattaactaGTAGCATATATGATTCATAGGGAGTCTGAGATATaactctccatttttttttcgtaGGACaatagaaatttgaaaatttagacTAAACAATGGACAACAAAATTTACAATAGTGGttaatatattcaattaatgTCGCAAGGTTTTTGTTTGCGTAccttatgatattttaattttttgtattgcGAGATAAACACTTTATTCTGGACattcagtttttcttttttttattattaataacagATCCTTCAActcttgttctttttatttccaCAAATTGACCTTAATTCggcacaaaattaatttttacaagaAGAATTAGTATTCCTCTTTAACCAAcgtgttttgaaatttatgcAATTCTGTGGTTACCTTAGAATTAGTTTAGTCAACGACGAAGAAACGTAACAAAATAATAtcgtttaaataattt
This genomic interval from Vigna radiata var. radiata cultivar VC1973A chromosome 8, Vradiata_ver6, whole genome shotgun sequence contains the following:
- the LOC106770954 gene encoding uncharacterized protein LOC106770954, encoding MRIRKRQVPFPLLPVSHSDPNLINRSPVMVQLNDAITTSLHPSCTFGSAAAAPSFLLDPSQPSDQPLPPIGKPTNGSDETSGEGETQNLRQQRKKQGDSLMEDERREEEGRGHKGNDTRKGRISCSQTVSPSSPPKQDGRWSEGDKAFPPKKRRGTFESATEDNSNGEEENDDDDDKKSSKTKMKRMKTKMNRKCSRRGDSNKEGGEEEEDDDDDDDEYEEEVTRETKPEVHVGKKRVRGGALMEGSRCSRVNGRGWRCCQQTLVGYSLCEHHLGKGRLRSMTSVRNKSIGTTSGAPKSNMPKSESSLEKQTAKPSSFTEDPLGKDAENNDEKKPLIVTKRRMKLGMVKARSISSLLGQSNTEIVAIAEDSDNK